The Maniola hyperantus chromosome 9, iAphHyp1.2, whole genome shotgun sequence genome includes a region encoding these proteins:
- the slx1 gene encoding structure-specific endonuclease subunit SLX1 homolog, whose protein sequence is MCEPEVVEDFYGVYLLYNINPTYKGRTYIGYTRDPNRRIMQHNRGTWAGGAHRTSNRGPWKMVMIIHGFPNNISALRFEWAWQNPNKTTRLQHLDLKKIPRKETEYQFKLRVLSEMLRVGPWCRLPLMIRWLENEYREEFPPERKPPDHMTVIQGPVKSYNHKKTKDITSVPTIECLLCSGYLKDTEKLSCTSATCELVSHINCLANLFLSPGEYIPINGYCPFCNTKLKWGDLIRKMNGYDQGTKNDEPGDDNENDKVYTEHRGFDNFDDIDHVVSTQDNFDNDDVICTQNYDDVACTQDRVFVDNLDDDDDDDVICTQDKFGNVDDVVERRDEYKTGDKNHESDDSDDEVLFKRYKVYDDQPSWFLDCNENL, encoded by the exons ATGTGTGAACCAGAAGTAGTTGAAGATTTTTACGGAGTCTACCTTCTTTACAATATAAATCCAACATATAAGGGTCGCACTTACATAGGATACACTAGAGACCCAAATAGAAGAATAATGCAGCATAATAGAGGTACCTGGGCTGGTGGTGCGCATAGGACTAGCAATCGAGGACCTTG GAAAATGGTAATGATAATCCATGGATTCCCAAACAATATATCAGCACTAAGA tTTGAATGGGCTTGGCAAAATCCAAACAAAACGACAAGATTGCAACACCTAGACCTAAAGAAAATACCCAGAAAAGAAACTGAGTATCAGTTCAAACTCAGAGTCCTAAGCGAAATGTTGAGAGTCGGCCCATGGTGTAGACTTCCTTTGATGATAAGGTGGCTGGAAAATGAATATAGAGAGGAGTTTCCT CCTGAAAGAAAACCACCCGATCACATGACCGTCATCCAAGGCCCAGTTAAAAGCTACAACCACAAGAAAACCAAAGACATTACCTCCGTTCCCACCATAGAGTGCCTATTGTGTTCTGGTTACTTGAAAGATACGGAAAAACTCAGTTGTACAAGCGCGACCTGTGAACTAGTATCACATATCAATTGTTTGGCAAACCTATTTCTTTCGCCGGGTGAATATATTCCGATAAATGGTTATTGCCCATTTTGTAATACGAAATTGAAATGGGGTGATCTGATACGGAAAATGAATGGATATGATCAAGGCACCAAAAATGATGAACCTGGTGATGATAATGAAAATGATAAAGTTTATACAGAACATAGAGGTTTTGATAATTTTGATGATATTGATCATGTAGTTAGCACACAGGACAATTTCGACAATGATGATGTTATTTGTACTCAAAATTATGATGATGTCGCATGTACACAGGATAGAGTATTTGTCGATAAtcttgacgatgatgatgatgatgacgtcatTTGTACCCAAGATAAATTCGGTAATGTTGATGATGTAGTTGAGAGACGAGATGAATATAAGACTGGCGATAAAAATCATGAATCtgatgatagtgatgatgaAGTACTTTTTAAACGTTATAAAGTTTACGATGATCAACCTTCCTGGTTCCTTGACTGTAATGAAAATTTATGA